The DNA region GGATTTGTGGGGAGGAATTAGGCACCAGCAGGCACAACAGATCAGGAGAAACCCCTTCAAGGCAGAGAAAGCTGGTGCTGATGGGGGAACGAGCTGGCTGTGGCATGGTGGCACGACTCTGCCGCCCGACAGCGCAGGTCGACCACCTGACGCCTCACCCCCTCTCCTCGAATCAGAGACGCAGGCCCCGCCTCCCCCAGTTACTCACAAACAGCTGGCAACAGTAACTGGATGTGTCCCAGCAATTTAGCAGATGGCCTGTGTAACTCTGCTATCTGTCACCATAGTAACAtgctctgttttttttattttctttctatCTTTCCCCCCCACCGCAGTGCCAAGAGAAGGAAAATGGCAGACAAGATTCTCCCTCAGAGGGTGAgtccatttatttttgtcatttgtcactgtttgtttatgtttgtttgtttgttcatcTGTCTCTGTTAATGAGGTGGATATTTCGCAGCTTTTTATGGAAGGGTGTTTCAGTTGGATTACAGGGGCAGGCaaggcggcgggggggggtggacgggggggggggggttgcagagTGTGTGACGAGATTTAAAAAGCATCAAGGGGCCGACAGGGGTGCCTGCCGAAAATGCAAATGGGCGCTTCATCCCCAGTGCTTGGGAAGTTAATTCCGGAAGCTTCCAGATTGTGTGACCACCAGGAAAACATTTAAATCGTTATTTTCggctgtgccctgtgcttccctgGGATAGGCGCCAGGCTCTTTGTGACCCTCTATGGATAAgcggatggagggatgagagaGTATTTAGGTTTGCGGGAGCTACTGTAGCGATAAGTGCGCCTGATTCGTAGAGAGCGCCTATATTATATCAAACACTCCAGAGCCAAGAGCTCCCATTGTTGTTGTATGACAGATCCAAGCTGTGCGCACAAGGCGTGTTCAGGACTGAGCGGGACTTGTGTTCAATGACATCGTGTCCCTGTGCCCTGTTTCGGGGCCGGTTTCCCTGCTGGCCAGACCTAACACCTGGGATTAACTTTGAGAAGGACATTGTCCTTTGCGGTCTCTGTCTGAAACATAGAATAGAGAATAGGGGTCACCCTATAAGaggtcatgataaacaggacccagtcagactgacttCTTATCTGGGCTGTATAAGGCAAGGTGGGCAGCCCAGGGTATCTGATGGTGTTCAGAAGCTTCTGGGGGTGCTGGGTAGAGCTCGCCTTATTTGTACACAGTGTTTAGATGTGTGCCTGTTATCTAAGAGATAATGATCAGGCCACAGAGACCAGGTCTGCTTATATCAGGTAAGAAAACTCAGTCATCATGTGGTCACTGTATTATGGAATGGATCAGTATGGGACACACAGTATATTATAaaggcagtgtgtgtgtcagctggttaggatgcagtGTGTGTTATTGGAAGGGACCATTCATCGCTAGGGACCATTCATCGCTTTGAACAAAAGCACCTGGTACATACATGTGTGATTGTTAAATGGGACAGTTGTGGAAATAAGCATACAGTGGTGCCCTTAACGAAGCTTAGTCTGAACCGTCACATTTAGGCAGTGGGCCACTCCAAATAGCTATGGGGTACCTGATGTTCTGTTGCAGGGATGTTGTGAAGGTCGGGTCAGTTGCGGCTGCTTCAACTGCGTGTCTTTGTTTGTCCTGCCAGATCCGCGAGCTGGTCCCAGAATCCCAGGCCTACATGGACCTACTGGCTTTCGAGCGCAAACTAGACCAAACAATCATGAGGAAGCGAGTGGACATTCAGGAGGCCCTGAAGAGACCAATGAAGGTAAACCTGACTACTAGTCTCTGTGGACCAGTTGAGCAACTGTCATGTATCAAAGACACCTTTAGCCTACCATTGGTTCACAGCATGAACCGGGTTTTTTTATAGGTCATCCTTACACAGCCAACAAAATCTAATCAAATCGGGCATGGAGAGCCCCAGAAACCTTATGTGGCCTCATGGGGTATCAACAATCATGACTTGAAAAGGCTGGGTGTGACTTTTCATGAGAACCTCATTAAATATGGCTCCctgggagagaggaagagagaggaagctgcagaggaCTAGACATAGACCATGGCATGTTCACACCAATGACCCCACATACAACCTGCATACCTACCAAAATATATCTCAGTAGTATGTGCTGAATAGCAATTATCGAAAACAAATCCAGAATGATCAGttgtttcttatttatttttgataCAATGTTCGGGCTCCTATtcgaaaaaaaatattaaaaccatgCTGTACAGAAAACAAgacctgctgccttcagtgtccCACATGTTGTCTGCTTCTATCTACAGCAAaaacgtaaactgaggctgtacatCTCCAACACTTTCAACCCGGCCAAGCCTGATGCAGAAGACTCTGATGGCAGCATTGCATCATGGGAACTGCGAGTAGAGGGCAAACTGCTAGATGATGTgagttttcttttgtttgtttttatcctTTCTTATGTTTAGCGCGTTGATTTGTGAGGCTCTCTGTCATGTTTAGGGCGTCTCCGTTTGCTCATACTTTTCTTAAAACTTATGCTACTTTGGGGGCTGCTATTTTTATATCGTATCCCAAGTATTCATTTCAACCAGCACCTTATTTCAGACCCCTAAGATGCTATATTTTGTAGGCTGACCATTAAACTGGCACCCCATAATACAATCTGGGGGGGTGGCATGAGATTCAACCTGTTACTATAAAGGGTGCACTAGGAGGTAGTCAGTGAAGACCAGCGCAGCTTTGCAGAACCTACTGTGAAGATGTCTGTGAAGCACATGGCGAAGACTATATCAAGTTCTGTGTCAACGACATGGTTCCTGTAAAGTCTGTACTGCTTCCCCAATAATAAGCCCTGGGTCACCACAGACATCAAGGCTCTCCTGATTGGGAAGGAGAAAGTGTTGAGGTTGTGTGACAGAGAGGGTAGACAGAGAGCTGTCGGTCAAGATCAGCAAGGAACTGaggaagtttgaacagaagcaggaGGAAGTTGGAACAGAAGCTCCAGCAGAACATCAGAGAGGTATGGAGGGCCACAAAGTCTATCAGCAGCTACAAGTGCACAGGCTGGTGACAGAGGTTACTGTAGATAATACTCTTCAACGGTTGAGACTGCCCAACTCCGCTGAATCGTCATGGCTGAGAGTCCCCTTCCCCACATCATCCTACTTTATCCGTCCTCTTTCCCATTCTATACCTGCTTCTGCCACCTGCAGTCTCAATTTCTCAAAGGACCAATTGAAGAAAGAACTATGCAGACTCCACTTAGGAAAAGCGGTGTGCCCTGATGGCATCAGTCCCAGTGCGCTCAGGACTTGAACTTCCCAGTTCTGTTGAGTTCTACACAGCATTTTTAAACTGTGCCTCCATTTGAAGAAGGTTCCAATACTGTGGAAAACATCCTGTCTGGCTCTTGTGTCTAAGACGCCATGTTCCAGTGCTCCATTTGATTACAGACCAGTGACATTGACCTCACACAGCACGAAGACCTTCAAGAGACTAGTCCTTGAGATACTCCGCCTCCTGGTTGAGTTGCCACATCAGTTCGCCTACGAGGCCCAGATTGGTGTACATGATGCCATTGTCTACCTGGCACACTGTACCTACTCCCACCTCGACAAGTCAGGAGGTTTTGTGAAAATCATGTCTTTTTTATTTCTCAAACTCCTTCAATATCATCCAGCCAGTCCTTCTTGAAGGTGGAAGCTCCCCTACCAGAATGGACCACGGACTATCTGACCAGATGTCATCAAGATTGTTGTGTCTGTGAAGTTGCCGAgcagactgatcaaaataaaatACGCAGAATACACAGAAATCATTTCTTCCGACGGCCATAAGACTGTACAATCAATCAGCCAGGACATGTGCAATTTTATGTACAACAATACCTACTTACTTATCAGTATCTATTTATTATCTTTCAAGTGCAATACTTATCACCATGATCACCCACCTGCATATTTATCATCTCTAGATGTCGTACGTATTCATTCTTATACCAAGATTGTTGTGTTTTGTTCTGTGTACTGTCTATTTTTGTCGTTACATGTTGTGTAATGTGCAGTCTAACAATATTTCCTTCCGAATAATAAAAGCCTACTGATTCTCATTCTGATTCTCATTCTGATTCTTATTCTGATTCTCATCCTGATTCATACAGTCCTCTTTCAAGATGGTGAGCAAAGCAGTGACTTCTATAAGCACCATCATGGTCACTTGAGACACGGACTGTTCCACTATGAACCTCTCTGTATCTCCCTTGTATCTACTTCAGTTTCTTGTCTCTCTTCTGAAGTATCCACCATTTTGATTCGGTGTCGAAGCCGCTTGTCTCTCTTTGTCTGACTAGAAACGCCCGTTCGCGCTCGAGAGTCACATGAAACCGTATGCAACCCAGCTCGGCCAAAAGCGTTGCAGATAAAATTAGATGTTTCAAAAACACTTGTGGCCTGCTCTCTTGGCCACTGCGAGGTGCCCCTGTGAAAGCTGAGGTCGAGTTTAATCATCCGAACCCACGGAGAAGATTGGCAGGGCTTTGAGGAGGGAGCCGCTGCTTGCTCAGCGCAGACCACAATGAtttcacattgtgttttttcgtTTGTTTGGCTGTTGGGAAAAGAAGTTGAATCAATGTGTCTATGCAAGGCCCTGAAATAACATTGTCTGGGGGAAAAGCTAATCTGTGTATTTTCTTACTAGAAACTCTTACAAGCTTTTAGTAAGCAGGCAATTTGGCCTTAAAACTTTTACGCCTCCTGTCTTCTAGCTATGAGGTCATTGATGTGCACTTGTCACTTTATGGTTGTTAAAAGCCACCAAAGACTTAAGGGTCTGTAAGCTTTTATCTTTGAGCCTATTGGTGATCATGTGTAGCAGATGTCAATGTGTGAAGTTGAGTATCTTCTGACTTTACAAGCAGTTGCTCCGGGTCTTGAGCAGTGCAGGAGCTCTTTCCATAGTTGCAGTTAGGCCTCCTTATTCAAGACTGGCCCTAAACCTGGCACCAGGTTGTCACCCTGCGCCAGTCGCACAGGCTCAGTCCTGTTCCTCTCACCAAAGTCAGCATTTGTTGTTGTGGAAGAGTAACTGAATTACCTAACAGGCTTCTTTCTCAGTAACAACCGTAATACGAAACAGTGACGTCAAAGTTATGGTTGATAAAGAGTCATTGTCAAATAACGGTTGTAATATTCAGACATACCTCATAATTTGGATTATCTGAATTATGAGTGATGTTAATATTGTGGATTTAATGCCTTCCAGGGttggtgtggaatatccagagTAATTGGATGTAGCCTTGATGCTTACAAGTAACATGATTGTCCCCCCTCTTCCTTAGCCTGGTAAACAGAAGCGGAAGTTCTCCTCCTTCTTTAAGAGCCTGGTGATTGAGCTGGATAAGGACCTGTATGGACCTGACAACCACCTGGTGGAGGTGAGGACACATCCCTCTGTTATTTAAAACTATCCCTCTGTCTCTGTTGTATTCTTGTGATTTTGTTCTATTACTCTTCCCATTATATGTTAATGCTGCTATACAGTTATTTTCTCTTGTATTCATCAATAGCACATTTTCTTAATCTACATCTTGCATTTTGATTAAttctatttattgttttgtgtgtCTTCGTCTTGACTGTTTGTCATTCTCCAGTAACCACCAAATCAAATTCCTTGTACTTTTTGTTAATGGCAAATAAGGGATTCAGATGTTCTTTTTTGGTCTTCTGATGATCGTGTAGTTGGGACTGTTAAAGGACTGACTCTGAGAAATGGAATTGTCGATTTTATTCCCAATTTATTGAGTAATAAAGGCTGGATTTTGCTGCTATGAGGGAGAACAAGGAGCTTAAGCAACATGTAACATTCTCCCAACCCCAAACGAAGCGTTTTAGTAACGTTATCCTATTGTTAGAGCACAGCCGAAACATGGCGTATCTCTTCTCCTGGGAACAGAAAGCACAGTCGTAAAAATAAGTGCACGGAGTGTCCTCATATGTTATCTCATTCCACCTCAAAACACCCGGTGTAGAATGCTAAGACACCACTAGAATGAAAAACACCATGCTCCGCGCGGTCCTTCTCGATGCCTCAGCGCAGCTGTCCAGAAAACTTCACGGTCTTCGGCTCCCTCACCGTTCCTCAGTTTGGCAGCACTCAGGTCCTGAAAACTGAGACTGCTGTTTTAAAGACTGTGCAGGCCgatctccatttttttttctgtcaaggCCATGTGTTCAGACTGTGGCAAACTTTGGTGTTTTGTGTACGTCTCATACACTCCTGAAAGACTGACCGAAATACTCGAGCCAGATAACTTTCTTAAATTAATGGAGTTTCCTCAGGGAATTTATATATAATGTTGGGGGAAAATGTCATACTTAATGACTAAAAGTAGTTGATGTGAGTGGGAAACAGCCTTCTAGAGAAATACTTGACGTTTTTGTGGCGAAGAAGACCTCTTTTGCAGATGGCTGAGAACAGAGAAATGGCCTGTAAAGGAGTAACAGTCTTTGGAGGACAGATGGTGTCAGTGATTATTAATATTGTCATTCTGCTCTGCCAAAGTGACTTAGATTCTTCATATTTCACTGGAGTGACTCATGTGTGGTACAGTCCCTGAGGCTACTGCAGCAGGCCCTCTCCTGAGACTCGGACCACCTTCCTGCCTGCTAGACgatttctgtgtctgtgtccccgGCAGTGGCACCGCACCGCCACCACTCAGGAGACGGACGGCTTCCAGGTCAAGAGGCCCGGAGATGTGAGCGTGCGCTGCACCCTGCTGCTGATGCTCGACTACCAGGTGGGGGCGCCAAAACACCTTTTGTCATTTGCAGTCACCGCTTCGCTTTATCTGCAGTACTGTGGAGCGGGCAGTTATATAAATGCATTTGGAAGGTGGTGAATGGTCCTTACATGTTTATAATTAATGGGATTTTACTGAAATATTTAGTCATTTTATCTATGTACTTTTAATATCTTCAGTAGTGAGGTTACATATTTTGTACTCAAAAGGAGTAATTTACAATATAAAAGAGTATAATATAAAAGAGTATAGTTCTGTAGCCAAGAAACTCAGTGGTCAGGGGCCAGGGAATATTTTCCCAGCAGAATTACGCTCCACACACAATGCAGTTCCAAGTTCGCGGACACTCCCTGGAAGCTGAAGCAGGGCCCTTCAGTGCtgtgggagttttttttttgtttttttttaatgaactaAAATAGcactcacactgtaaactgttgTGAAGACTGACTTCTGGGATTCGTTTGGCTccatttaaaattattatatgGAAAAGTTCAGGTACAACCGCAGAGCAGTCTGTCAGGACTCACAAATCCGTTTGTACGCCTGGGTGTTTGTAGGTGGCTTGTTTGGTACCTGGATTCCTTTATAGGTACATCCAGTCACAGATAAGACCCTTTGAACATACAGATAATAGCACTTAATAGTTTAATCTTTCTAAGTAAATGTTTTGAATGGTACCCATTCCTtgtgttgtttattttttttatacaccAAAACTTTAAAAAGCAGGCCAGTTACCATGTGGTCACTACACAGGGGTGTGTCAGTAAACTATTTCTACGGCTTAAACTACCAAATTTAGAGTTAATTAGGGGAAACAGGCTGCATTGGTGACGAAATATTACTATGGATTGAAGCCGCGGTTACATGTGGTCATTACTGTGCTCTGATCAGCCCCCTCAGTTCAAGCTGGACCCTCGCTTGGCACGCCTTCTGGGCATCCACACCCAGACCCGCTCGGTCATCATCCAAGCGCTCTGGCAGTACGTCAAGACCAACAAGCTGCAGGACGCCCACGACAAGGAGTACATCAACTGCGACAAGTACTTTCAGCAAGTAATGAGCCCCAGCTCGCCGGCTCGCTTGCGAACGCACCGTCCCTTTGACCTCCTGGCAAGGTCCTCGCTGCCACACACACTATCCTGTTTCATTACGCAAGATCAATCGGTCTGACTTTTTTCAATAATATTAATTTAAGAAGTTTGAATCTCAGGAATACAGGACTGGCCTGTGGAGTCAGTGAAGTAGTACTTTTGTTATTCCAGATGAAAAGCATCTCGTAGTTCAAGATTAGCTGGCTAAAGGTTTTATGTAGGTCTAAGTTGTCAGCCGGATATGCCATTTAGAAAATTTAAATGAGATTTAATCCTCAACGTCAAGCTGTGAGAAGGAGTCAGGCTGGCAGGACGGTCGGTCGTATGCAGGCCGAACCGACCAAGGCcttcttccttttctttctcAGATCTTTGACTGCCCCCGACTAAAGTTCTCGGAGATCCCACAGCGCCTCACCAACCTGCTGCTCCCCCCTGACCCAATCGTCATCAACCACGTCATCAGGTGAGCCTAAGCCCCAGACTTTCGCGACTCTCACATTATCTCCTCTCATCTGTCTCTGTGGCTAAATATCATAACTATAATTTATTAATGACCTCAGAGGCAAAGCGTGGTGCACCAAATTGtaatcttttttttaaaaaaaaatatttagcagattcttttatccaaagtaaccTACCTTTTGTGAGAAAGCAGGGTTAAACAGTCCCTAAACCAACTGGGGGTgaaggctttgctcaagggcccaacgggtAAATCAGCCTGCCGATTGTAGGATTGGAGCCTGTGACTttgcgatcacaggcacagcgccCTAGCCGACTGTaccacacaccacccccagAATTCATTATGTTAGCACTGCTTCCTAAATTGGCACTCCCTGTCTTCacagtgtggatcccaatgaccAGAAGAAAACGGCATGCTACGACATCGACGTAGAGGTGGAGGACCCCCTGAAGGGCCAGATGAGTAGCTTCCTGCTTTCCACAGCCAATCAGCAGGAAATCGCCTCATTGGACAATAAGGTGAACTAATCACAGGCCTTGGGGGATTGAGATTAAGCCAATCAGTTCTATGCAATGATACAAAATATGCATGACAAAGTTAGCATAGTGTCTCAACCTTTCCAACCACACAGCCCAGCTCATCATTCGTCATGTTGGCAGCCCAGGGTAAATTTTGCTAACCTGAGGTGCCCTTATATAGCGGGGAATCCAGCAGCTTGGCTACGTATTTTATTacaatcattttttttattcaccCAAAAATAATACTTTACTAAgaatttgtattttttaataCTAATTCTTTAACTTTTAATACTTCAGGGCTCAGCTTTTGCTTTGAATTTGAATTCAGATTCAGAATATGACAAAACATGACAAATTAAATGGACTGAAGCTGAACAcgaattttaataaataaatcacacaaAAATAAACCTTTTTTGTCATAGCGCGTAACACTAGAAAATGCCAAGTGTACGGCGTGTTGCTAggtattttctctgactgcCTCACTGTTCATTCCAGGGAATGGGTTTGACGTTGCTGGTAGAGTTGTCACCCATCCCATAACGAAAAGTAAAGTGCTGTATCCCATTTTAATATGAGTCTCCCATATTTCATCAGATTGAAAGAGGAAAGCTTAATTGCAGGTTTTTGTCACTGTAAGCCCTTGCATTTGGTACATTCAACTGAATGGGAATGCCTCAAGTGTTGAAATAAATTCAGAGTATTCCCAGTTTAGTTCCAGTGTTCACAGCACACAGCAGCAGTTTGCTGCATCTCTTAGACTTTTAAACTCCAAAAGAATCACGCCACCATCAACGTTCTCGTCCCTTGTTTATCTACAGTATCTCctttttaaaagatgttgtgaCTCTGCGCTGTCCCTGTCTTCACCGACACTCGAAAATTCCACTGAGGGAGCACCTATCTCTTCCATGACCAAAACAGTAGCATGTGACGTCCTCTGCCAAGTCAACCAACCTTACTGCGTGTTTGTTGGGCATAGGTTGTCAGCTCTTAAAAGACTGTCGTATGGTTGGTTGGAATTGCATTTTTGTGATGCAATAAGCTGCAGTGCGCTATCACGCAATGTTGACTTGTCGACAGTTTATTAACATTTCTCATAATCTTATCGTGTATATTTTATATGACGATAAGGTAATATATACATTGGCCAGCCCTATCCCCTCAGTAAACAGTCGGGTTCGCACCTGTTTGGTGGCCCATTATGGACCAAACTGGGTTCCACTGCGATCCGTGGCCCAGTGGTTGACAAATACTGCCGCAGACGTTATATCACAGGGCCATCTATGCCGTACCGTACATCTTTAGTGGGCATATTTTGTGTAGTTTTACTTTCATACAGTTTGCTTACAACATTTTCCTATTCTGCCTCTCCAGTCATAAAGCTCGACATGAAACTCTCCTTATTTTCTTGAGGCTTTTTTTTCCTGATCTATTCTGATTTATCAATTAGCG from Brienomyrus brachyistius isolate T26 chromosome 1, BBRACH_0.4, whole genome shotgun sequence includes:
- the LOC125742373 gene encoding SWI/SNF-related matrix-associated actin-dependent regulator of chromatin subfamily D member 3 isoform X2, yielding MATEETAGGARKATKSKLFEFLVHGVRPGMPSGARMPHQGAPMGPPGPPYGGNASVRPSMPTQVMEANRKRPAPSQQVQQQQQPQQQQQQQQQQQQQQSVQNRARKKPVGFLGANEIAVRQMDMRDAQSDPTLGSNAKRRKMADKILPQRIRELVPESQAYMDLLAFERKLDQTIMRKRVDIQEALKRPMKQKRKLRLYISNTFNPAKPDAEDSDGSIASWELRVEGKLLDDPGKQKRKFSSFFKSLVIELDKDLYGPDNHLVEWHRTATTQETDGFQVKRPGDVSVRCTLLLMLDYQPPQFKLDPRLARLLGIHTQTRSVIIQALWQYVKTNKLQDAHDKEYINCDKYFQQIFDCPRLKFSEIPQRLTNLLLPPDPIVINHVISVDPNDQKKTACYDIDVEVEDPLKGQMSSFLLSTANQQEIASLDNKIHETIESISQLKIQRDFMLSFSKDPKGYIQEWLKSQSRDLKVMTDVVGNPEEERRAEFYHQPWSQEAVSRYFYCKIQQRRQELEQALAVRNT
- the LOC125742373 gene encoding SWI/SNF-related matrix-associated actin-dependent regulator of chromatin subfamily D member 3 isoform X5 yields the protein MERKRPGMPSGARMPHQGAPMGPPGPPYGGNASVRPSMPTQVMEANRKRPAPSQQVQQQQQPQQQQQQQQQQQQQQSVQNRARKKPVGFLGANEIAVRQMDMRDAQSDPTLGSNAKRRKMADKILPQRIRELVPESQAYMDLLAFERKLDQTIMRKRVDIQEALKRPMKQKRKLRLYISNTFNPAKPDAEDSDGSIASWELRVEGKLLDDPGKQKRKFSSFFKSLVIELDKDLYGPDNHLVEWHRTATTQETDGFQVKRPGDVSVRCTLLLMLDYQPPQFKLDPRLARLLGIHTQTRSVIIQALWQYVKTNKLQDAHDKEYINCDKYFQQIFDCPRLKFSEIPQRLTNLLLPPDPIVINHVISVDPNDQKKTACYDIDVEVEDPLKGQMSSFLLSTANQQEIASLDNKIHETIESISQLKIQRDFMLSFSKDPKGYIQEWLKSQSRDLKVMTDVVGNPEEERRAEFYHQPWSQEAVSRYFYCKIQQRRQELEQALAVRNT
- the LOC125742373 gene encoding SWI/SNF-related matrix-associated actin-dependent regulator of chromatin subfamily D member 3 isoform X4, coding for MLRTTRKFDRRPGMPSGARMPHQGAPMGPPGPPYGGNASVRPSMPTQVMEANRKRPAPSQQVQQQQQPQQQQQQQQQQQQQQSVQNRARNAKRRKMADKILPQRIRELVPESQAYMDLLAFERKLDQTIMRKRVDIQEALKRPMKQKRKLRLYISNTFNPAKPDAEDSDGSIASWELRVEGKLLDDPGKQKRKFSSFFKSLVIELDKDLYGPDNHLVEWHRTATTQETDGFQVKRPGDVSVRCTLLLMLDYQPPQFKLDPRLARLLGIHTQTRSVIIQALWQYVKTNKLQDAHDKEYINCDKYFQQIFDCPRLKFSEIPQRLTNLLLPPDPIVINHVISVDPNDQKKTACYDIDVEVEDPLKGQMSSFLLSTANQQEIASLDNKIHETIESISQLKIQRDFMLSFSKDPKGYIQEWLKSQSRDLKVMTDVVGNPEEERRAEFYHQPWSQEAVSRYFYCKIQQRRQELEQALAVRNT
- the LOC125742373 gene encoding SWI/SNF-related matrix-associated actin-dependent regulator of chromatin subfamily D member 3 isoform X1, encoding MLRTTRKFDRRPGMPSGARMPHQGAPMGPPGPPYGGNASVRPSMPTQVMEANRKRPAPSQQVQQQQQPQQQQQQQQQQQQQQSVQNRARKKPVGFLGANEIAVRQMDMRDAQSDPTLGSNAKRRKMADKILPQRIRELVPESQAYMDLLAFERKLDQTIMRKRVDIQEALKRPMKQKRKLRLYISNTFNPAKPDAEDSDGSIASWELRVEGKLLDDPGKQKRKFSSFFKSLVIELDKDLYGPDNHLVEWHRTATTQETDGFQVKRPGDVSVRCTLLLMLDYQPPQFKLDPRLARLLGIHTQTRSVIIQALWQYVKTNKLQDAHDKEYINCDKYFQQIFDCPRLKFSEIPQRLTNLLLPPDPIVINHVISVDPNDQKKTACYDIDVEVEDPLKGQMSSFLLSTANQQEIASLDNKIHETIESISQLKIQRDFMLSFSKDPKGYIQEWLKSQSRDLKVMTDVVGNPEEERRAEFYHQPWSQEAVSRYFYCKIQQRRQELEQALAVRNT
- the LOC125742373 gene encoding SWI/SNF-related matrix-associated actin-dependent regulator of chromatin subfamily D member 3 isoform X6, whose product is MATEETAGGARKATKSKLFEFLVHGVRPGMPSGARMPHQGAPMGPPGPPYGGNASVRPSMPTQVMEANRKRPAPSQQVQQQQQPQQQQQQQQQQQQQQSVQNRARNAKRRKMADKILPQRIRELVPESQAYMDLLAFERKLDQTIMRKRVDIQEALKRPMKQKRKLRLYISNTFNPAKPDAEDSDGSIASWELRVEGKLLDDPGKQKRKFSSFFKSLVIELDKDLYGPDNHLVEWHRTATTQETDGFQVKRPGDVSVRCTLLLMLDYQPPQFKLDPRLARLLGIHTQTRSVIIQALWQYVKTNKLQDAHDKEYINCDKYFQQIFDCPRLKFSEIPQRLTNLLLPPDPIVINHVISVDPNDQKKTACYDIDVEVEDPLKGQMSSFLLSTANQQEIASLDNKIHETIESISQLKIQRDFMLSFSKDPKGYIQEWLKSQSRDLKVMTDVVGNPEEERRAEFYHQPWSQEAVSRYFYCKIQQRRQELEQALAVRNT
- the LOC125742373 gene encoding SWI/SNF-related matrix-associated actin-dependent regulator of chromatin subfamily D member 3 isoform X3, which codes for MGRYHSWAAPETLESRSSDSGIQSRQRPGMPSGARMPHQGAPMGPPGPPYGGNASVRPSMPTQVMEANRKRPAPSQQVQQQQQPQQQQQQQQQQQQQQSVQNRARKKPVGFLGANEIAVRQMDMRDAQSDPTLGSNAKRRKMADKILPQRIRELVPESQAYMDLLAFERKLDQTIMRKRVDIQEALKRPMKQKRKLRLYISNTFNPAKPDAEDSDGSIASWELRVEGKLLDDPGKQKRKFSSFFKSLVIELDKDLYGPDNHLVEWHRTATTQETDGFQVKRPGDVSVRCTLLLMLDYQPPQFKLDPRLARLLGIHTQTRSVIIQALWQYVKTNKLQDAHDKEYINCDKYFQQIFDCPRLKFSEIPQRLTNLLLPPDPIVINHVISVDPNDQKKTACYDIDVEVEDPLKGQMSSFLLSTANQQEIASLDNKIHETIESISQLKIQRDFMLSFSKDPKGYIQEWLKSQSRDLKVMTDVVGNPEEERRAEFYHQPWSQEAVSRYFYCKIQQRRQELEQALAVRNT